One stretch of Tepidibacter hydrothermalis DNA includes these proteins:
- a CDS encoding S-layer homology domain-containing protein — protein sequence MKNTKKVLSVALAGALAFGSMGAAFAAAPADVQGTDYETAVERLSALDILKGYEDGTFQPEKTITRAEFAAVIVRSLGLDASAKSSMGTTGFNDVPSNHWASGYINIASGLKVINGKAEGVFDPEAPVKYEEAVTMIVRALGYEPAAKAKGGYPNGYLVIAGQEDISDDVKGTIGASAPRGIVAQLMDNSLEVPMMVQVGYGDDAKFVQSGTDGTDEETLLADKLDTEKVEEKVIDIPRTDSSLDDNEIRLDDKGVIEVPEGFNFEGVYNAKIKAFINDDDELVSYEVDEDTDIFFDAVEYTSGDEEPVKLVAKDKEYEFDKDATIYENGKKVKEADLNAKYSYAKAVVVDNKITSLEAYDLDNMIVVEKVEKTHVLGYEDDVNFDDYYVIKDGKSIELSDLEEGDIVFYNTSAEYAEVFNKTVKGKIDKVFGAGFRLNDEDYDIASDSMYVDEDELETIDSDILDEMKEADKEVTVYLDRQDEVRLVLGDRGEVKTSTVGALLTDDIDVDTDARGNHTLLVDVINNSGKEISYKVEAKDVEIDIVKKWATDVANKAAVEGIAAVGAGNQHAVGASTVDKAWDKYSSDEQEAITKHYFDVANVYGKVGEVVVTTNGAAATKALKGTVIEIKVDEDGDVTELNLDLDDKAVTGNIKTDAKYAEGEKLEKSSLVFDATDGIDEDDTDVSTWEKVGFETLKAGTVYYDEDGKITYIAVTDSERDDEDVEDYAALITDVKKLSGDDDEWRIKAYVDGTEKTFYTDKSITAASVSEGDVAMIYVDSKTGELVKGTTTGVDNTAADIDAMTAAETTEVVTDVKVSDKKLTVNGTEYRLAKDAYVFDIEDTDDIEEISLSDLEENKDEVTLVMDEGTSFVKYVLLTKDASEKASTPETDLVPTTTFKSVSSADQADGTATVTATYDVNKGDEVTFKIYNNTNQLIAFKDVAAAAADAKAATADITVDEAADGTKVYTIKIVVNGKEVSERLVSITISGN from the coding sequence ATGAAAAACACTAAAAAAGTACTTTCAGTTGCATTAGCTGGAGCTTTAGCATTCGGATCAATGGGTGCAGCATTCGCAGCAGCGCCAGCTGACGTTCAAGGAACTGATTATGAGACAGCAGTAGAAAGATTATCAGCACTTGATATATTAAAAGGATATGAAGATGGAACATTCCAACCAGAGAAAACAATAACAAGAGCTGAGTTTGCAGCAGTAATAGTAAGATCATTAGGACTAGATGCATCAGCAAAATCATCAATGGGAACTACTGGATTCAATGATGTACCTTCTAATCACTGGGCATCAGGATACATAAATATAGCATCAGGACTTAAAGTTATAAATGGAAAAGCTGAAGGAGTATTTGATCCAGAAGCACCAGTTAAATATGAAGAAGCCGTTACTATGATAGTAAGAGCATTAGGATATGAGCCAGCAGCAAAAGCTAAAGGCGGATACCCAAATGGATACTTAGTAATAGCTGGACAAGAAGATATATCAGATGATGTTAAAGGAACAATAGGAGCATCAGCTCCAAGAGGAATAGTAGCTCAATTAATGGATAATTCATTAGAAGTACCTATGATGGTTCAAGTAGGATACGGAGATGATGCAAAGTTTGTACAATCTGGAACAGATGGTACTGATGAAGAAACATTATTAGCTGATAAATTAGATACTGAAAAAGTAGAAGAAAAAGTTATAGATATTCCTAGAACTGATAGCAGCTTAGATGATAATGAAATAAGATTAGATGATAAAGGTGTTATCGAAGTTCCAGAAGGATTCAACTTTGAAGGAGTATACAATGCTAAAATAAAAGCATTCATAAACGATGATGATGAATTAGTATCATATGAAGTTGATGAAGATACTGATATATTCTTTGATGCTGTAGAATATACTTCAGGTGATGAAGAGCCAGTTAAATTAGTTGCTAAAGACAAAGAGTATGAGTTTGATAAAGATGCAACTATATATGAGAATGGTAAAAAAGTTAAAGAGGCAGATTTAAATGCAAAATATTCATATGCTAAAGCTGTAGTTGTAGATAACAAGATAACTTCTTTAGAAGCATATGATTTAGATAATATGATCGTAGTTGAAAAAGTAGAAAAAACTCATGTTCTTGGATATGAAGATGATGTAAACTTTGATGATTACTATGTAATTAAAGATGGTAAGAGCATAGAACTTTCAGATTTAGAAGAAGGAGATATAGTATTCTACAACACTTCTGCTGAGTATGCTGAAGTATTCAATAAGACTGTAAAAGGTAAAATAGATAAGGTATTCGGAGCTGGATTCAGATTAAATGATGAAGATTACGATATTGCATCTGATTCTATGTATGTTGATGAAGACGAATTAGAAACTATAGATTCTGATATCTTAGATGAGATGAAAGAAGCTGACAAAGAAGTAACTGTTTATCTTGATAGACAAGATGAAGTTAGACTTGTATTAGGAGATCGTGGAGAAGTTAAAACAAGTACTGTAGGTGCTTTATTAACTGATGATATAGATGTAGATACTGATGCTAGAGGAAACCATACTCTTCTTGTAGATGTAATAAACAACTCAGGTAAAGAAATAAGCTACAAAGTAGAAGCTAAAGATGTAGAAATAGACATCGTTAAAAAATGGGCTACAGATGTTGCTAATAAAGCTGCTGTAGAAGGTATTGCAGCAGTTGGAGCAGGAAATCAACATGCAGTTGGTGCTTCAACAGTAGATAAAGCTTGGGATAAGTATTCAAGTGATGAGCAAGAAGCTATAACTAAGCACTACTTCGATGTTGCTAATGTATACGGAAAAGTTGGAGAAGTTGTTGTTACAACTAACGGAGCAGCTGCTACAAAAGCTTTAAAAGGAACTGTAATCGAAATCAAAGTTGATGAAGATGGAGATGTAACTGAATTAAACTTAGATTTAGATGATAAGGCAGTAACTGGAAATATTAAGACAGATGCTAAATATGCAGAAGGTGAAAAGCTTGAGAAATCTTCATTAGTATTTGATGCTACAGATGGAATAGATGAAGATGATACAGACGTAAGCACTTGGGAAAAAGTTGGATTCGAAACTCTTAAAGCAGGAACAGTATACTATGATGAAGATGGAAAAATAACTTATATAGCTGTAACAGACTCTGAAAGAGATGATGAAGATGTTGAAGATTACGCAGCTCTTATAACTGACGTTAAGAAGTTATCAGGAGACGATGATGAGTGGAGAATCAAAGCTTATGTAGATGGAACTGAAAAGACATTCTATACAGATAAATCTATAACAGCTGCTTCAGTATCTGAAGGTGACGTTGCTATGATCTATGTTGATTCTAAAACTGGAGAATTAGTAAAAGGAACAACAACTGGTGTAGATAATACTGCAGCAGATATAGATGCAATGACTGCAGCTGAAACTACAGAAGTAGTTACAGATGTTAAAGTATCAGATAAGAAGTTAACAGTTAATGGAACTGAGTACAGATTAGCTAAAGATGCATATGTATTTGATATAGAAGATACTGATGATATAGAAGAAATATCATTAAGTGACTTAGAAGAGAATAAAGATGAAGTAACATTAGTTATGGATGAGGGAACAAGCTTTGTTAAGTATGTATTATTAACAAAAGATGCAAGTGAAAAAGCATCTACTCCTGAAACTGACTTAGTACCTACAACTACATTCAAATCAGTTTCTTCTGCAGATCAAGCTGACGGTACAGCTACTGTAACTGCAACTTACGATGTAAATAAAGGTGACGAAGTTACATTCAAGATTTACAACAATACTAATCAATTAATAGCTTTCAAAGACGTAGCAGCAGCAGCAGCTGATGCTAAAGCAGCAACAGCTGATATAACAGTTGATGAAGCAGCAGATGGAACTAAAGTATACACTATCAAGATAGTTGTAAACGGTAAAGAAGTTTCAGAAAGATTAGTATCAATAACAATTTCTGGTAACTAA
- a CDS encoding phospho-sugar mutase, translating to MDYLNIYKEWINNTYFEDVRDELLSIKEDKDDIEDRFYKNLEFGTAGIRGIIGAGTNRMNKYTVRRATFALGNKIINEGDNAKDRGVVIAHDNRHKSREFCIEAAKTLAALGIKAYIFDDLRTTPELSFAVRHLNCISGIVITASHNPPEYNGYKVYWEDGAQILPDVAKEIIDEVVKINDYSRIPSIDYDEAVGKKLIIELSRDIDTELIEAVKKQSLRSDIIEKVSDEFKIVYTPLHGTGNIPVRRVLKEVGFKNVMVVKEQEMPDPNFSTVDYPNPEEKQALKLGIELAKKENANLVIGTDPDCDRVGIAVKNNGEYICLNGNQVGALLTKYILDNLSKDNKLLDNSVIINTIVTSDLGEKIAKSYNVETLKTLTGFKFIGEKIKEFEQDKDKNFVLGYEESYGYLVGTHARDKDAVVASMLICEMAAYYYSKGLSLCDELEEIYKEYGYYKDGLKSITLKGKSGNEKIQSIIKFFRESSMDSIGSFKISEIKDYQDGIDDLPKSNVIKYILDDKSWFTIRPSGTEPKIKFYFSVNAGSEKESNDKLNNLSEIIMKRIESI from the coding sequence ATGGATTACTTAAATATATATAAAGAGTGGATTAATAATACTTATTTTGAAGATGTAAGAGATGAGCTTTTGAGTATAAAGGAAGATAAGGATGATATAGAAGATAGGTTTTATAAGAATTTAGAATTTGGAACGGCTGGTATTAGAGGAATAATAGGGGCTGGAACTAATAGAATGAACAAGTATACTGTAAGACGTGCTACTTTTGCACTTGGAAACAAGATAATAAATGAAGGTGATAATGCTAAGGATAGAGGGGTTGTAATAGCACATGATAATAGACATAAGTCTAGGGAGTTTTGTATAGAAGCTGCTAAGACTTTGGCTGCATTAGGAATAAAAGCTTACATATTTGATGATTTAAGAACTACTCCTGAGCTTTCTTTTGCTGTTAGACATTTAAATTGTATATCAGGTATTGTTATAACTGCAAGTCATAATCCACCTGAATATAATGGATATAAGGTGTATTGGGAAGATGGTGCTCAGATACTTCCTGATGTTGCAAAAGAGATAATAGATGAGGTTGTTAAGATAAATGATTATAGTAGGATACCTAGTATAGATTATGATGAAGCTGTAGGTAAAAAGCTTATAATAGAGTTATCACGTGATATAGATACTGAGCTTATAGAAGCTGTTAAAAAACAGTCTTTAAGATCAGATATTATAGAAAAGGTTTCTGATGAATTTAAGATAGTTTATACACCTCTTCATGGAACAGGAAATATACCTGTGAGAAGAGTATTAAAGGAAGTTGGGTTTAAGAATGTCATGGTTGTTAAAGAACAGGAGATGCCGGATCCTAACTTTAGTACGGTTGATTATCCTAATCCTGAGGAAAAACAGGCTTTAAAACTTGGGATAGAGCTTGCGAAAAAAGAAAATGCTAATTTGGTTATAGGAACAGATCCTGATTGTGATAGAGTGGGGATAGCTGTTAAAAACAATGGTGAGTATATATGTCTTAATGGAAATCAAGTTGGGGCACTACTTACTAAGTATATTCTAGACAATTTAAGTAAGGATAATAAGCTACTTGATAATAGTGTAATTATAAATACTATAGTTACATCTGACCTTGGAGAAAAGATTGCTAAATCTTATAATGTCGAGACTTTAAAAACTTTAACAGGTTTTAAGTTTATTGGAGAGAAGATAAAGGAGTTTGAACAAGATAAAGATAAGAACTTTGTCTTAGGATATGAGGAAAGCTATGGATATTTAGTTGGAACTCATGCAAGGGATAAGGATGCTGTTGTAGCATCTATGCTTATATGTGAGATGGCAGCATATTATTATTCTAAAGGTTTGAGCTTGTGTGATGAGTTAGAAGAGATATATAAGGAATATGGGTATTATAAAGATGGCTTAAAGTCGATAACTTTAAAAGGAAAGTCTGGAAATGAGAAAATACAGAGTATAATAAAGTTCTTTAGAGAAAGCAGCATGGACAGTATAGGAAGTTTTAAGATATCTGAGATTAAAGATTATCAAGATGGAATAGATGATCTACCAAAGTCTAATGTAATAAAGTATATATTAGATGATAAATCTTGGTTTACAATAAGACCTTCTGGAACTGAACCTAAGATTAAATTCTATTTTTCTGTTAATGCAGGATCAGAGAAAGAATCAAATGACAAGTTGAATAACTTGAGTGAAATTATAATGAAAAGAATAGAGAGCATATAG
- a CDS encoding DUF6042 family protein, with translation MRSKKVVNLTKEIESKFWFRYLPETTYKTYLMMAHLKMKGLEGEEGTNKLLTTIFAIESETGKLKEEKERVINKLGIKYPTNRVEDLDILIKYNLIKETKNENDELVYEYNLPIPNPEEVLSLDEEEKTMLEKIRFEIKHQNAFNNILTLLINSNGNLLTSLEYIYDTTKIKLADIKEVLAYLVEEGSIKVKADKEVKNLRKADKVYVSINKEVFEQKRFVIS, from the coding sequence ATGAGGTCTAAAAAAGTAGTGAACTTAACGAAGGAAATAGAGTCTAAATTTTGGTTTAGATACTTACCAGAGACAACTTATAAAACTTATTTAATGATGGCTCATCTAAAAATGAAAGGATTAGAGGGTGAAGAAGGTACGAATAAGTTATTAACTACAATTTTTGCTATAGAAAGCGAAACAGGAAAGTTAAAGGAAGAAAAAGAAAGAGTAATTAATAAGTTAGGAATCAAATATCCTACTAATAGAGTTGAGGATTTAGATATATTAATCAAATACAACTTGATCAAAGAAACAAAAAATGAAAATGATGAGTTAGTATATGAATATAATTTACCGATTCCAAATCCAGAGGAAGTTCTTAGCCTAGATGAAGAAGAAAAGACTATGTTAGAAAAGATAAGATTTGAAATAAAGCATCAAAATGCTTTTAATAATATATTAACTCTTCTTATTAACAGTAATGGTAACTTACTTACATCACTTGAGTACATATATGATACAACTAAGATTAAGCTTGCTGATATCAAAGAAGTACTAGCTTACTTAGTTGAAGAAGGATCTATAAAGGTAAAAGCTGATAAAGAAGTTAAGAACCTTAGAAAAGCTGATAAGGTTTATGTAAGTATAAATAAAGAAGTATTTGAGCAAAAGAGATTCGTTATATCTTAA
- a CDS encoding S-layer homology domain-containing protein — MNNNKKILSVALAGALAFGSMGAAFAAIPEDVKGTDYETAVERLAALEILKGYEDGTFKPGQTITRAEFSAVVVRSLGLEASAKASMGSTNFNDVAANHWASGYINIASGLKVINGRGNGVFDPEAPVKYEEAVTMIVRALGYEPAAQSKGGYPNGYLVVAGQEDITDDVNGTIGTSAPRGIVAQLMDNSLEVPMMVQVGYGDDAKFVKSGTDGTTEETLLADKLDTEKVEEKVIDIPRTDSSLEDNEIRLASKGVVEVPEGFNFEGVFNAEIKAFINDDDELVSYEVNDDVYFDAVEFTSGDEEPVKLVDKDKEYEFAKDAAIYENGKKVKESDLNSKYSYAKAVVVDNEIASLEVYDLDSMIVVETVEADHVLGYEEEVNFKDYDVVKDGKNIELSDLVAGDIVFYNTSAEYAEVFNKSEKGKLDKVFGNGFRLNDEDYDIAADSMYVDEDELETIDSDILDEMKEADKEVTVYFDRQGDVRLVLGDRDEVQTSTVAALLTDDIDVDTDARGNHTLLVDVLNKSGKEVSYKVAAKDVEVDITKEWATNVANVAAVEAIAEVGAGNQHVVGASTVDKAWDKYSSEEQDAITKYYFASVYGTANVVTTDGVATKKALKGTVIEFKVDEDGEITELTLDMDDTAISADIKTDAKYAEGKKLDKDALVFDVTDGIDADDTDVSTWEAVEFETAKTGTVYYDEDGVITYISVTASERDDEDVDDFAALITDVKKLSGDDDEWRIKAYVDGVEKTFYTDKSITAASVSAGEIAMIYVDSKTGELVKGTTAGIDNTAADIDAMTAAETTEVVTNVKVSDKKLTVNGTEYALAKDAYVFDIEDTDDIEEISLSDLEENADEVTLVMDEGTNFVKYVLLTKDASEKASTPETDLVQASKLVSTVDAGAGNTDITVTYDINKDDEITFKVLDNSGALVGFKEVTNNADAKAETATLTGGVVGVNTVEMWVNGSKVSEKLVNVNN, encoded by the coding sequence ATGAATAATAATAAAAAGATACTTTCAGTTGCATTAGCAGGGGCTTTAGCATTCGGATCAATGGGAGCAGCATTTGCAGCTATACCAGAAGATGTTAAGGGAACTGACTATGAGACGGCAGTAGAAAGATTAGCAGCACTTGAAATATTAAAAGGATACGAAGATGGAACATTTAAACCAGGTCAAACAATAACAAGAGCAGAATTTTCAGCAGTTGTAGTTAGATCATTAGGACTTGAAGCTTCAGCGAAAGCTTCAATGGGAAGCACTAACTTTAATGACGTTGCTGCTAATCACTGGGCATCAGGATACATCAATATAGCATCAGGACTTAAAGTTATAAATGGTAGAGGAAACGGAGTATTCGATCCAGAAGCACCAGTTAAATATGAAGAAGCTGTAACAATGATAGTAAGAGCATTAGGATATGAGCCAGCAGCTCAATCTAAAGGTGGATACCCAAATGGATATTTAGTAGTTGCAGGACAAGAAGATATAACTGATGATGTTAATGGAACAATAGGAACATCAGCTCCAAGAGGAATAGTAGCTCAATTAATGGATAACTCATTAGAAGTACCTATGATGGTTCAAGTAGGATACGGAGATGATGCAAAATTCGTGAAATCTGGAACAGATGGTACTACAGAAGAAACATTATTAGCTGATAAGTTAGATACTGAAAAAGTAGAAGAAAAAGTAATAGATATCCCTAGAACTGATAGCAGCTTAGAAGATAATGAAATAAGATTAGCTAGTAAAGGTGTTGTTGAAGTTCCGGAAGGATTCAACTTTGAAGGAGTATTCAATGCTGAAATTAAAGCATTCATAAACGATGATGATGAATTAGTATCATATGAAGTTAATGATGATGTGTACTTTGATGCTGTAGAATTTACTTCAGGTGATGAAGAGCCAGTTAAATTAGTTGATAAAGATAAAGAGTATGAGTTTGCTAAAGATGCAGCTATATACGAGAATGGTAAAAAAGTTAAAGAGTCAGATTTAAATTCAAAATATTCATATGCGAAAGCTGTAGTAGTAGATAATGAAATTGCTTCTTTAGAAGTATATGACTTAGATAGCATGATAGTAGTTGAAACAGTAGAAGCAGATCATGTTCTTGGATACGAAGAAGAAGTAAACTTTAAAGATTACGATGTAGTTAAAGATGGTAAGAATATAGAACTTTCAGATTTAGTAGCTGGAGATATAGTATTCTACAACACTTCTGCTGAATACGCTGAAGTATTCAACAAGAGTGAAAAAGGTAAATTAGACAAGGTATTTGGAAATGGATTCAGATTAAATGATGAAGATTACGATATTGCAGCTGACTCTATGTATGTTGATGAAGATGAATTAGAAACTATAGATTCTGATATCTTAGATGAAATGAAAGAAGCTGACAAAGAAGTAACTGTTTATTTTGATAGACAAGGTGATGTTAGACTTGTATTAGGAGATCGTGATGAAGTTCAAACAAGTACAGTAGCTGCTTTATTAACAGATGATATAGATGTAGATACTGACGCTAGAGGAAATCACACTCTTCTTGTAGATGTACTAAACAAATCAGGTAAGGAAGTAAGCTACAAAGTAGCTGCTAAAGATGTAGAAGTAGATATCACTAAAGAGTGGGCTACAAATGTTGCTAACGTAGCTGCTGTAGAAGCTATTGCAGAAGTTGGAGCAGGAAATCAACATGTAGTTGGAGCTTCAACAGTAGATAAAGCTTGGGATAAGTATTCAAGTGAAGAGCAAGATGCTATAACTAAGTACTACTTTGCTTCAGTATATGGAACAGCTAATGTTGTTACAACTGATGGTGTAGCTACTAAGAAAGCTTTAAAAGGAACTGTAATTGAATTTAAAGTTGACGAAGATGGAGAAATAACTGAATTAACTTTAGATATGGATGATACAGCAATCAGTGCAGATATTAAAACAGATGCTAAATATGCAGAAGGTAAAAAGCTTGATAAAGATGCATTAGTATTTGATGTAACAGATGGAATAGATGCAGATGATACAGATGTAAGCACTTGGGAAGCTGTTGAATTTGAAACTGCTAAGACAGGTACAGTATACTATGATGAAGATGGAGTAATAACTTATATATCTGTAACAGCTTCAGAGAGAGATGATGAAGATGTTGATGATTTCGCAGCTCTTATAACTGATGTTAAGAAGCTATCAGGAGACGATGATGAGTGGAGAATTAAAGCTTACGTAGATGGAGTAGAAAAAACATTCTACACAGATAAATCTATAACAGCTGCTTCAGTATCAGCTGGTGAAATAGCTATGATATATGTAGACTCTAAGACTGGAGAGTTAGTAAAAGGAACAACAGCAGGTATAGATAATACTGCAGCAGATATAGATGCAATGACTGCAGCTGAAACTACAGAAGTAGTTACAAATGTTAAAGTATCAGATAAGAAGTTAACAGTTAATGGAACTGAGTACGCGTTAGCGAAAGATGCATACGTATTTGATATAGAAGATACTGATGATATAGAAGAAATATCATTAAGTGACTTAGAAGAAAATGCAGATGAAGTAACGTTAGTTATGGATGAGGGAACAAACTTTGTTAAGTATGTATTATTAACAAAAGATGCAAGTGAAAAAGCATCTACTCCTGAAACTGATTTAGTACAAGCTTCAAAACTAGTATCAACAGTTGATGCTGGAGCAGGAAACACAGATATAACTGTAACTTACGATATAAACAAAGATGATGAAATCACTTTCAAAGTATTAGATAACTCAGGTGCATTAGTAGGATTTAAAGAAGTAACTAATAATGCTGATGCAAAAGCTGAAACTGCAACTTTAACAGGTGGAGTAGTAGGAGTAAACACTGTTGAGATGTGGGTAAATGGAAGTAAAGTTTCAGAAAAACTTGTAAATGTAAATAACTAA